The Stutzerimonas stutzeri RCH2 genomic interval GTTGGGGCGTTCCTGTTTCTGCGCTGATAGCCACTCGTTCAGGTCCAGATGGGGCAGCAGGTTGATATGCACCACGTCGCCTGGTTGCCAGTAGGAAGATATCTGCAGGATCGCCGGCCCAGACAGGCCGCGATGGGTGAACAGGATGTTCTCGCGAAAGCTCTGCCCGTTGCAGCTGACCAGGCAATCTTCTACCGATGTGCCGGATAGCTCGGTGCAGATGGTCTTGAGCTGTGGCTCGGTGATGGTGAACGGCACCAGCCCGGCCCGTGTCGGCAACACGCTATGGCCGAACTGCCGGGCAATCTGGTAGCCAGCGCCGCTGGCGCCGAGGGTGGGAATCGACAGCCCGCCGGTGGCGATCACCAACGACTGGCAGCGCACCGCGCCTACGCCGGTGTTCAACTCGTACCCTTCGTCACGCTTGGCAATCGACTCGACCGCGGTATCCAGGCGCAGGTCGACGCCGGCCTGGGCGCATTCGTCCAGCAGCATCTCGAGGATGTCGCTGGACTTGTTATCGCAGAACAGCTGGCCGAGCTTTTTTTCGTGATAGGCGACGCCATGGCGGCTGACCATCTCGATGAAGTCCCACTGGGTGTAGCGCGCCAGCGCGGACTTGCAGAAGTGCGGGTTGCTGGAAAGGAAGTTCGCCGGTTCGGTGTATAGATTGGTGAAGTTGCAGCGCCCGCCGCCGGACATGAGGATCTTCTTGCCGGCTTTGTTGGCATGATCAAGCAGCAGCACCCGGCGTCCGCGCGCCGCGGCGGTGAAGGCACACATTAGCCCGGCCGCACCGGCGCCGATCACCACCACGTCAGTCTGCACCACTGCTTACCTCGCGCAAAAGGCGCGATGGTACTCCTGCTGTTGGCTCGGTGCAGCCCGGCATCCGACGAGACGCTGACGCCGATTGGCGCACTTTGTGCTCTGATTGAAATTGATAGCACTTTGCCGGGGCAAGAGAACTTGACAGGCTTGCGACGTTTGCTTGGGTTGATATTGCTGCTGGCAAGCGCTTCGCTGCCCGCCGAAGTGCTACGTCTGGCCGGTAATCTGTGGCCGCCTTATACGGACCGGAGCCTGCCCGGCGAGGGCTTATCCGTTGAACTCATCCGCACGGCGCTTGGCCGTGGCGGTTACCAGGTGGAATACATAGAGGTGCCCTGGGAGCGCGCCCTGCTCGGGCTTCGCAAAGGCAGCTACGACCTGGTCAACGGCTGGCCGGCGGTAAAACGCGTCGACTATTCCCTGAGTTCCCGTGCGTTTCTGATCAACCGGATGCGCTGGGTCCAGCGACGCGGGAGCGGCATTCGTTACGACGGGCTCGACAGCCTGACCGGCTATCTGCTCGTGCTTAGCAGGGGTTACACGTACAGCGATGAGCTGGACGCCGATACGCGCCTGCAGAAGGGCTATGCCGCCAACTTTGTCCAGGCGGCCACGATGGTACTTGCCGGACGTGCTGACCTGACCTTGGAGGACGAGCGCACTGCACTGTTTCACTTCGAGCGGGAGCTGGGGCATGAGCGGGATGCGCTGGCGTTCGTGCCGGGTGAGTTCAGGCGCGTGGAGCTGTCGTTGCTTGTGCGGCGCGACCATCCACGGGCGACCGATATCATCGCTACCTTCAACCGGGAAATTGCCGCCATGCTCGCTGATGGCAGCTACGCGGCGATCTTTGTCCGCCACGCACTGCCGGTACCGGATGGGTTGCCTTAGCGCTGATCCTGGCCCTGACCCGCTGGCTGCTGCTTGAGCAGGTGCACGGCCATGCTGCGCAGCGGCGCGAGCTGGCGGCAGATCAATCCCAGCTGGGTCTGCACTAGGCGATGGGCATCATCCATCTCGTCCGGGGTCTGTTCCAGTTGCTGCGCCAGCGCCTCCTCCTCCTCGCTGTAGATGGCAATGGGCCGGTTCTGTGCCAGCGCGGCGGCGAGATCGTCGAGGCTCGCCGCCAGCTGCTGCGCGGCGCTTTCCAGCAGCGCGTCGCGCGCGTCGTCCGGCAGGCTCTCGCGATGGGCGCCGAGACCGGAGAGGTAGTTGAGCAGGGTGTGGGAAAGAATCAGGAAGCGAAAGCCGGTTTCGGCATCCTTACGAAAGTGTCCCGGTTCGAGCAGCATGTTGGACAGGGTGGTGGATAACGCCGCGTCGGCGTTATGGGCGTTACGCCGCGCCAGCCGGTAGGCCAGGTCGTCGCGCTTGCCGCTGTCGTACTGGCGCATGATCTGGCGCAGGTAATCGCTGTTGCAGCTGAGCGTGTTGGCGACCACCTGATTCAGGCGTCGCCCTTGCCAGTCCGGCAGAATGAGGAACACCGCAGCCGCGGCGATCAGGCTACCGAGCAGCGTATCGAACAGGCGCGGCCAGATCAGCCCGTAACCGTCGCCGACCTGGTTGAAGCAGAACAGCACCATCAGCGTGATGGCCGCGGTGGCCAGGGTGTAGCGCGTGCTGCGGGTGGCGAAGAACACCACGCCGGCGACCACCGCGAACAATGCCTGGATCGGCTGGCTGGGAAACAGATCGAACAGCGCCCACCCGGCGACGAGTCCCAGCACGGTGCCGCTGATGCGTTGTACCAGCTTGATGCGGGTGGCGCCGTAGTTGGGCTGGCAGACGAATACCGTGGTCAGCAGCACCCAATAGCCCTGTTCCGGATGGATGGCATGCAGCACGGCGTAGCCGGTGATCAGGGCAATCGTCATGCGCAGGGCATGACGGAACAGCAGCGAGGTGGGGGTCAGCTGCAGGCGAATGCGATTGAACGCTTCGCGCAGGGTTTGCGGTTGGCGATCCAGCAGGCTGTTGTCCTGCTCACCTTCCAGGGTGCCAGGGTCACTGGCGCTGGCGAGCTGGCGCTGCAGCGTGGAAAGGTTGCCCGACAGTGCGCGCAGTGATCGCAGCAGGCCACGCCAGGCCGGGTTGTTCTGCTCGCGCAGGTGTTCCAGCGACGCCTGCAGGTCCTCCAGCGCCTGTCCATTGGCTTCGCTGTAACGAAACGCCTGGCGCAGCTGGATGGTTTCACCGAGCTCGGCGCAGGCGCTGGCCTGCAGGCGCAACAGGCGCTGACAGCGAAACAGTACATCGCTGTGGAAGAAGGCTTCGGCCAGTGCCTGATAGGGGTAATGCGACGAGCTGACCCGCTCATGCAGATCCTGGGCGAGGAAATACAGTTTGAGGTAGTGATTGATCTTGCCTCCGGCCCGTCCATTGCCGAGGCGGTGCAGCAGCGTCTCCTTGGCCGCGTTCAGCGCGTTGACGACCCGGCCGTTCTGTTGTGCCAGTTCGAGGCGCCGCTGTTCCACGTCCAGCTGGCGCACCGGTTCGAACAGCGCAGCCTTGTAACGGAAATACAGTCCCAGCTCGCGGTACAGCCGCGCCAGGCTCTGCTGCACCGGTTGGTGGGCGAACAGCGCGTTCCAGCACACCGAGAGCAGGCCGTACCAGGCGGCGCCAGCCACCAGCAGCAGCGGGTCGCGCCAGAAGTGTTGCAGTTCACCGTTGCGCTGGTCGGCAGCGATCATGCTGTAGATGGCGAGAATCAGGGTTGCCTGGGCGATCGCCCCGTAGCGTTCGCCCAGCGCACCGAGCATCACCAGTGCAAAGGTGGAAACTGCCAGTCCCGCGACGAACAGCCAGGGATAGGGAAACAGCAGCTCGACGGCCACGGCCGCGATGCTGAAGCACAGCAGGGTGACCAGCAGTGCATTCAGCCGGCCCAGCCAGCTGTCATCGGTTTCCGCCAGCGCGCTGGCGATGATGCCGAGGAACAGCGGGATGATCAGCGTCGGCTGGCCGAGGTACCAACTCAGCCCCATGCTGCCAGCCATGGCGATAAGCACGCGCAGGCTGTAGCCGAACTTCTCCAGCGCCCAGAGGCGACGCAGGGATTGGCTGAGCGAGGGTTGCGGCATGAAGCGATCCGTTGGTGTAGGCCTGATAGGACGAAGCCACCGCGCACGCTGTCGCGGTTGGCTCGTGCGTTCAGCCAGCTGGTGCAGCGAACGCCGGCTGGCACCTGCGTTCGGCCGTTACCGGCTCCAGGCTTGTCAGAGCACGCGTACTTTCAGCGAGCGGCCCTTGATCTTACCTTCATTGAGGCGCTTGAGCGCCTGCTTGACCACACCGCGCTCGACGGCGACGAACGCCTGGAAATCGAAGATGGCGATCTTGCCGACCTGGGTGCCGGGAATGCCGGCATCGCCCGTCAATGCCCCGAGGATGTCGCCTGGGCGCAGCTTGTCCTTGCGCCCGGCGCCGATGCACAGGGTAGCCATCGGCGGCTGCAACGGCGCACCGCCCTTGGGCTTAAGGCCGTCCAGCGGCTGCCAGTTGAGCGGCGCCTGCTGCAGTTTTTCGATGGCCTGCGCGCGATGCGCTTCAGCCGGGGCGACCAGGCTCACGGCCAGGCCCTGATTGCCGGCGCGGCCCGTGCGGCCAACCCGGTGCACATGGATTTCCGCATCGCGCGCCAGCTCGACGTTGATCACCATGTCCAGCGCGTCGATATCCAGCCCGCGCGCCGCGACATCGGTCGCCACCAGCACCGACAGGCTGCGGTTGGCGAACATCGCCAGCACCTGGTCGCGGTCGCGTTGCTCGAGGTCGCCGTTCAGCGCCATGGCCGAGATGCCGTTGGCGCTCAGATGATCGACCAGCTCCTGGCATTGCTGCTTGGTGAAGCAGAAGGCCACGCAGCTTTCCGGACGGAAGCTGGCCAGCAGGCGCGTTACTGCCTCCATGCGCTGCTCAGGGTCGATTTCGTAGAAGCGCTGCTCGATCTGCGCATCATCGTGCAGCGCTTCGGCGCGCACCTGTTGCGGGTCGCGCATGAAACTCGCGGAAAGCTGTTTGATGCCGGCGGGGTAGGTAGCGGAAAACAGCAGGGTCTGCCGCCTGGCTGGCGTCTGGCCGATGATCTCGGCGATGGCGTCGTAGAAGCCCATGTCCAGCATGCGGTCGGCTTCATCGAGTACCAGAGTGTTCAGCCCGTCGAGCTTCAACGTGCCCTTCTTCAGATGTTCCTGCACCCGGCCCGGCGTACCGACGATGACATGCGCGCCATGTTCGAGGGAGGCGATCTGCGGGCCGATCGATACGCCACCGCAAAGCGTGAGGATCTTGATATTGTCCGCCGCCCGCGCCAGACGGCGCAGCTCCTTGGCCACCTGGTCGGCCAGTTCGCGTGTCGGACACAGCACCAGCGCCTGGCAGCCGAAATAGCGTGGATTCAGCGGCTCGAGCAGGGCGATACCGAAGGCGGCCGTCTTGCCGCTACCGGTCTTGGCCTGGGCGATCAGGTCGTGGCCTTTGAGCATGACCGGCAGGCTCTGCGCCTGAATCGGCGTCATCGCCGCGTAGCCGAGGGCGTCGAGGTTGGCCAGCATGGCGGCAGAAAGGGGCAGGGAAGAAAAGGCGGTACTGGGCACGGGAGAGTCTTCAGACGGGAATCGGTCTGCAGTCTATCAGGCTGCCGGCGCATGCGCCGGTCACGCGGCTTCGGTGTGGCGATAGGCCGGCATCGTGAAACGTTTTGAAAGGCCGGCAGACGGAACCCCAGGCGGGGGTTCTGATCGAAAATTGTCCACTATCCGCCCCCAGGAGGTTGTTTTGTCTCGCGTTCTTTTCCTTGCCGGACTGCTGGCGCTACCCGCGTTCGCCGCCGAGCCCACCCTCTACGGACGTTACGAACACATCAAGATCGAAGAGATCGGCAAGACCTTGCCCGCCAAGATGGATACCGGCGCCATGACTGCGTCGCTGTCGGCCCGGGACATCGAGCAATTCGAGCGGGATGGCGAAGACTGGGTCCGCTTCCGGCTGGCCGTCGACGGTGCCGATGACACTTTATATGAGCAACGCCTGCTCGGTATCAGCCGAATCAAGACGCGTGCCGAGGAGTCCGGCAACGTCGATCCGCACCGCGAGCCGCCACGAGCAGAGCGCCCGATTGTGGGGATGCAGCTGTGCATTGGCGATCAGTTGCGCGATGTGGAGGTCAACCTGACCGATCGCACCCACTTCAGCTATCCCTTGCTGATCGGCGCCGAGACCATCCGTGAACTGAACGCCGCCATCTATCCCACCGAGAAGTACACGGCGGGTCAGCCAGCCTGCTGACGCGGTGCCAGCGGCAACGGCGGCGAGTCGGCCAGACGGCGTCCGGTCTGGCCTGAGCTTCGCAGGCTGATCCAGCAGGGCGATGGCGCGCTGCTGCATCAGCCGAACGCCCCTTCGCGTCCAAGAGCAGCCGCTGCCGTTGGCTGGCAGCGGCGCCACCTGAATTCCTCCCCCGTCGAGCCGTCCCGCATGCGCCGGCGGGATCAGCCTGCCTGACGACGTGACAAATCGCCCCGTTTGGCGTTCGCTGGAAACCGCATCGTTTGCCATTAAAAGGCAATATAAGTGAGTTAATTTAGTTTCCTGTTATTTGTCGATATATACAAGTTTAAATCCTGCATATATTTAAAGTTCTCACTGGTTGAAGTTCTTGTTGTTTTGCCATTGTTTTTTTAGTTGGGAAGCGGCGAGATTAATTTGTGACTAGTCGGTATTGAGAGTGCTCCAGCGGGAGGGGCGAGTCGGGGTAGAGGTGCCGCGTCAGCTCGCCGCACGGATCGTGGTCAAAACCGTCTGCCACGAAGGTTACGGCGAGTAGTCCGTCCGATGGCTCGTGGCCACCCTGAGCGGGATTCTTCAGGAGGCTCTGCAATACGTGGTTTGGTCTTTGCGTGTTGTTCGTCAGACTAAAGTCGGGGCTTTCATTCAGAAAGGCACCCCTGTTAAATTCAGCATGTGGGTTCCCTTCACACGTAATAAAAATAAGGCGGAGAACGTCAATGGCCGACAACGATAAAGAAAATGCTGCTGCGTACTGGAAGGCGAATGTTCGCCTTATCACTTGGAGCTTAGTGGTCTGGGCTCTCGTCTCATACGGTTTCGGTATCCTCCTGCGTCCGCTGGTAGCCGGCATCCCCGTCGGGGGAACTGACCTAGGCTTCTGGTTCGCTCAACAGGGTTCCATCATCACGTTCATTGCGATCATCTTCCACTACGCGTGGCGGTTGAACAAATTGGACAAGGAATTCGGGGTTGAGGAGTAAGCCATGAGCCAATATTGGATCAACATGCTGTTCGTGGGCGCCTCGTTCCTGCTTTATATCGGGATCGCGGTCTGGGCTCGCGCTGGGTCGACTAAGGAATTCTACGTTGCCGGTGGTGGTGTTCACCCCGTGACCAACGGTATGGCGACCGCAGCAGACTGGATGTCTGCCGCTTCCTTCATTTCCATGGCCGGTCTGATCGCTTCCGGCGGTTATGCCACTTCCGTTTACCTGATGGGCTGGACCGGTGGCTACGTGCTGCTGGCGATGCTGCTGGCACCCTACCTGCGCAAGTTTGGCAAGTTCACCGTGCCGGACTTCATCGGTGACCGCTTCTACAGCCGCGGTGCGCGTCTGACTGCAGTTGTCTGCCTCATCCTCATCTCCGTTACCTACGTAATCGGTCAGATGGCGGGTGCTGGTGTGGCGTTCTCCCGCTTCCTGGAAGTGAGCAACTCCGCTGGTATCTGGATCGCTGCCGCAATCGTGTTCGCCTACGCTGTATTCGGCGGCATGAAGGGCATCACCTACACCCAGGTGGCTCAGTACATCGTTCTGATCATTGCCTACACCATCCCGGCCGTGTTCATCGCCATGCAGCTGACTGGCAATCCGATCCCGATGTTCGGCATGTTCGGTACCCACGTCGATTCCGGCGTGCCGCTGCTGGACAAGCTGGATCAGGTCGTTACCGATCTGGGCTTCGCTGCCTACACCGCTGACGTCGACAACAAGCTGAACATGTTCCTGTTCACCCTGTCGCTGATGATCGGTACTGCTGGTCTGCCGCACGTAATCATCCGCTTCTTCACCGTACCGAAGGTCGCTGATGCTCGCTGGTCCGCTGGCTGGACCCTGGTGTTCATCGCCCTGCTGTACCTCACCGCTCCGGCCGTTGCCTCGATGGCACGTCTGAACCTGGTTAACACCATCTATCCGGAAGGCCCGCAGGCCGAAGCGATCCGTTACGAAGATCGTCCGGAATGGGTGCAGACCTGGGAACGTACTGGCCTGATCAAGTGGGAAGACAAGAACGCCGACGGTCGTGTGCAGATGTACAACGACGCTAACGCCAAGTTCACCCCCACCGCTACAGAGCGTGGCTGGAACGGCAACGAGCTGACCGTGAACAATGACATCATCGTTCTGGCCAACCCGGAAATTGCCAACCTGCCGGGCTGGGTCATCGGTCTGATCGCTGCGGGTGCCATTGCGGCAGCCTTGTCGACAGCTGCGGGTCTGCTGCTGGCGATTTCCTCGGCAATCAGTCACGACCTGATCAAGACACTCATCAATCCGAAGATCAGTGAGAAGAACGAGATGCTGGCTGCTCGTCTTTCCATGACGGCGGCGATCCTGCTGGCTACCTGGCTGGGTCTGAATCCTCCAGGCTTCGCGGCGCAGGTAGTGGCACTAGCGTTCGGTCTCGCGGCAGCGAGCCTGTTCCCGGCGCTGATGATGGGTATCTTCTCCAAGCGCGTGAACAGCAAGGGTGCGGTTGCCGGTATGCTGGTCGGTGTGATTTCCACCGCCGTGTACATCTTCCTGTACCTGGGCTGGTTCTTCATCCCTGGCACTGCGAGCATCCCGAACACCCCTGATCAGTGGTGGATGGGCATCTCCCCGCAGGCCTTCGGTGCCGTGGGTGCCATGCTGAACTTCGCTGTTGCCTACGCTGTGTCGATGGCTACCGAAGCTCCGCCGCAGGAAATTCAGGATCTGGTCGAGAGCGTTCGTACCCCGAAAGGTGCTGGCGTTGCGCTTGACCACTAACTGATAATGCAGCCGAACGTCAGACCTGCTCTGACACAAGGTTGAAGTAGAAGTCGGGCTTCCATTTGGAAGCCCGATTTTTTTAGGGGGGTTGTATATGTTCTGGCATCTAATCGCGGCAATCGTCGCTGGTGTGGCGGGAGCCGGTATCGGCCTGATGCTGCGCTCACTGACGCGTAAGCGACTGCCGAAATGGATCATTCCGGTGTTCGCCGGGCTGGGCATGCTCAGTTACACCATCCATTACGAGTACACCTGGTTCGAGACCAAGCAAGCGCGTCTGCCGGAAGGCTCGCTGGTGGTAGCCAGTGAAGAGGGCGAGATGCTCTGGCGGCCATGGACCATGCTCTATCCGATGCCGCTGGCCTATACGGTACTGGACGGCGCGAACGCTCAGGTGCAGGACACCGATCAAGGCCGTCTTGGACGTTTCGTACTGTACCGCTTCGAGAAGCAGCACCTGATGTCGAGCGTGAAGAGCGCCAGTTATCAGCTGATCTGCACCGAGAGGGCAATGTTCAGGCTGAACGAAGCCGGCCAGGCGAAGATCGAGACGCTCACCGAGCTGGAAGCCGATTCACCGCTGTATCAGGCTATTTGTGAGGCCCGCCGGTAACTAGGCACTTGCACCCTGGGATATCGCGCATCAGCAACCCCTGATGCGCGCCGTGACGGAAGAGCGGGCCCGCAATGGGCTGATCGGTCAGCTGCAGTGAGTGGCAGCTGATGTCTGTAGGCATCGAATCGTTCGGCGACACTATTCCACCGCGACGCTGACAGCTGCCGGGGGCCACTCAGATCGAATTGAATGCGGCCTTGCGTGCGCGTTGCCAGCATCTGAGCCGCTGAGCCAGTTCGTCGAGGCTGGTCAGGCCCACCCGTTGTGCGCGGTGCAGCAGGATCAGGGCGATCTCTGCGGTCGCCATGGCATCGGCTGATGCGTTGTGGCGTTGCGGGATATGGATATTGAAGTAGTCGAGCCAGTGATCCAGGCCGCCGCGATGGATCATCGCTTCAGGAAATAGCATGGGTGCGAGATCGGCCACATCGAGGAATGTGTGGTCCATCGTGTAGCCCAGCTCTCTTTTCAGCGCGCGGCCGAGCATGCGTTGGTCGAACGGTGCGTGAAAGGCAAGGATCACGCTGCCGGCAGCAAACTCCATGAAGCTGAGCAGCGCTTCGGCTGGTGGCAGGCCGTTGGCCAGCTCACTCGGCGCGATGCCGTGGATGAGCACGCTTTCGGTAACCTTCACCTGACGGCACAGCGTGCATTCGAACTGCTGGGAATAGTCGATGGCACCGTCTTCGATGACAACTGCGCCAATAGCGATGACCAGATCGCGCTTGAGGTGCAGGCCGGTGGTTTCCAGGTCCAGCACCACTAGGCGCTGTTGCCGCAACGGGACCGTCTGCGGCGCAAGG includes:
- a CDS encoding ATP-dependent zinc protease translates to MSRVLFLAGLLALPAFAAEPTLYGRYEHIKIEEIGKTLPAKMDTGAMTASLSARDIEQFERDGEDWVRFRLAVDGADDTLYEQRLLGISRIKTRAEESGNVDPHREPPRAERPIVGMQLCIGDQLRDVEVNLTDRTHFSYPLLIGAETIRELNAAIYPTEKYTAGQPAC
- a CDS encoding sodium:solute symporter family protein, translating into MSQYWINMLFVGASFLLYIGIAVWARAGSTKEFYVAGGGVHPVTNGMATAADWMSAASFISMAGLIASGGYATSVYLMGWTGGYVLLAMLLAPYLRKFGKFTVPDFIGDRFYSRGARLTAVVCLILISVTYVIGQMAGAGVAFSRFLEVSNSAGIWIAAAIVFAYAVFGGMKGITYTQVAQYIVLIIAYTIPAVFIAMQLTGNPIPMFGMFGTHVDSGVPLLDKLDQVVTDLGFAAYTADVDNKLNMFLFTLSLMIGTAGLPHVIIRFFTVPKVADARWSAGWTLVFIALLYLTAPAVASMARLNLVNTIYPEGPQAEAIRYEDRPEWVQTWERTGLIKWEDKNADGRVQMYNDANAKFTPTATERGWNGNELTVNNDIIVLANPEIANLPGWVIGLIAAGAIAAALSTAAGLLLAISSAISHDLIKTLINPKISEKNEMLAARLSMTAAILLATWLGLNPPGFAAQVVALAFGLAAASLFPALMMGIFSKRVNSKGAVAGMLVGVISTAVYIFLYLGWFFIPGTASIPNTPDQWWMGISPQAFGAVGAMLNFAVAYAVSMATEAPPQEIQDLVESVRTPKGAGVALDH
- a CDS encoding NAD(P)/FAD-dependent oxidoreductase, which translates into the protein MVQTDVVVIGAGAAGLMCAFTAAARGRRVLLLDHANKAGKKILMSGGGRCNFTNLYTEPANFLSSNPHFCKSALARYTQWDFIEMVSRHGVAYHEKKLGQLFCDNKSSDILEMLLDECAQAGVDLRLDTAVESIAKRDEGYELNTGVGAVRCQSLVIATGGLSIPTLGASGAGYQIARQFGHSVLPTRAGLVPFTITEPQLKTICTELSGTSVEDCLVSCNGQSFRENILFTHRGLSGPAILQISSYWQPGDVVHINLLPHLDLNEWLSAQKQERPNAELKTVLGDVFTRKMAGLLCEHWFDSKPLKQYVPSELEAIAAKLADWQLVPAGTEGYRTAEVTLGGVDTREVSSKTMESQKSAGLYFVGEVLDVTGHLGGFNFQWAWASGYAAGQYV
- a CDS encoding substrate-binding periplasmic protein, encoding MVLLLLARCSPASDETLTPIGALCALIEIDSTLPGQENLTGLRRLLGLILLLASASLPAEVLRLAGNLWPPYTDRSLPGEGLSVELIRTALGRGGYQVEYIEVPWERALLGLRKGSYDLVNGWPAVKRVDYSLSSRAFLINRMRWVQRRGSGIRYDGLDSLTGYLLVLSRGYTYSDELDADTRLQKGYAANFVQAATMVLAGRADLTLEDERTALFHFERELGHERDALAFVPGEFRRVELSLLVRRDHPRATDIIATFNREIAAMLADGSYAAIFVRHALPVPDGLP
- the yccS gene encoding YccS family putative transporter; the encoded protein is MPQPSLSQSLRRLWALEKFGYSLRVLIAMAGSMGLSWYLGQPTLIIPLFLGIIASALAETDDSWLGRLNALLVTLLCFSIAAVAVELLFPYPWLFVAGLAVSTFALVMLGALGERYGAIAQATLILAIYSMIAADQRNGELQHFWRDPLLLVAGAAWYGLLSVCWNALFAHQPVQQSLARLYRELGLYFRYKAALFEPVRQLDVEQRRLELAQQNGRVVNALNAAKETLLHRLGNGRAGGKINHYLKLYFLAQDLHERVSSSHYPYQALAEAFFHSDVLFRCQRLLRLQASACAELGETIQLRQAFRYSEANGQALEDLQASLEHLREQNNPAWRGLLRSLRALSGNLSTLQRQLASASDPGTLEGEQDNSLLDRQPQTLREAFNRIRLQLTPTSLLFRHALRMTIALITGYAVLHAIHPEQGYWVLLTTVFVCQPNYGATRIKLVQRISGTVLGLVAGWALFDLFPSQPIQALFAVVAGVVFFATRSTRYTLATAAITLMVLFCFNQVGDGYGLIWPRLFDTLLGSLIAAAAVFLILPDWQGRRLNQVVANTLSCNSDYLRQIMRQYDSGKRDDLAYRLARRNAHNADAALSTTLSNMLLEPGHFRKDAETGFRFLILSHTLLNYLSGLGAHRESLPDDARDALLESAAQQLAASLDDLAAALAQNRPIAIYSEEEEALAQQLEQTPDEMDDAHRLVQTQLGLICRQLAPLRSMAVHLLKQQPAGQGQDQR
- a CDS encoding PolC-type DNA polymerase III; protein product: MSMFWFNSRGPKLPPEQQQRIDELPLPLAPQTVPLRQQRLVVLDLETTGLHLKRDLVIAIGAVVIEDGAIDYSQQFECTLCRQVKVTESVLIHGIAPSELANGLPPAEALLSFMEFAAGSVILAFHAPFDQRMLGRALKRELGYTMDHTFLDVADLAPMLFPEAMIHRGGLDHWLDYFNIHIPQRHNASADAMATAEIALILLHRAQRVGLTSLDELAQRLRCWQRARKAAFNSI
- the dbpA gene encoding ATP-dependent RNA helicase DbpA: MPSTAFSSLPLSAAMLANLDALGYAAMTPIQAQSLPVMLKGHDLIAQAKTGSGKTAAFGIALLEPLNPRYFGCQALVLCPTRELADQVAKELRRLARAADNIKILTLCGGVSIGPQIASLEHGAHVIVGTPGRVQEHLKKGTLKLDGLNTLVLDEADRMLDMGFYDAIAEIIGQTPARRQTLLFSATYPAGIKQLSASFMRDPQQVRAEALHDDAQIEQRFYEIDPEQRMEAVTRLLASFRPESCVAFCFTKQQCQELVDHLSANGISAMALNGDLEQRDRDQVLAMFANRSLSVLVATDVAARGLDIDALDMVINVELARDAEIHVHRVGRTGRAGNQGLAVSLVAPAEAHRAQAIEKLQQAPLNWQPLDGLKPKGGAPLQPPMATLCIGAGRKDKLRPGDILGALTGDAGIPGTQVGKIAIFDFQAFVAVERGVVKQALKRLNEGKIKGRSLKVRVL
- a CDS encoding DUF4212 domain-containing protein, with protein sequence MADNDKENAAAYWKANVRLITWSLVVWALVSYGFGILLRPLVAGIPVGGTDLGFWFAQQGSIITFIAIIFHYAWRLNKLDKEFGVEE